In Castor canadensis chromosome 11, mCasCan1.hap1v2, whole genome shotgun sequence, a single genomic region encodes these proteins:
- the Atp8b2 gene encoding phospholipid-transporting ATPase ID isoform X1: MTVPKEIPEKWARAGAPPSWSRKKPSWGTEEERRARANDREYNEKFQYASNCIKTSKYNILTFLPVNLFEQFQEVANTYFLFLLILQLIPQISSLSWFTTIVPLVLVLTITAVKDATDDYFRHKSDNQVNNRQSQVLINGILQQEQWMNVCVGDIIKLENNQFVAADLLLLSSSEPHGLCYIETAELDGETNMKVRQAIPVTSELGDISKLAKFDGEVICEPPNNKLDKFSGTLYWKENKFPLSNQNMLLRGCVLRNTEWCFGLVIFAGPDTKLMQNSGRTKFKRTSIDRLMNTLVLWIFGFLVCMGVILAIGNAIWEHEVGMRFQVYLPWDEAVDSAFFSGFLSFWSYIIILNTVVPISLYVSVEVIRLGHSYFINWDKKMFCMKKRTPAEARTTTLNEELGQVEYIFSDKTGTLTQNIMVFNKCSINGRSYGDVFDVLGHKAELGARPEPVDFSFNPLADKKFLFWDPSLLEAVKMGDPHTHEFFRLLSLCHTVMSEEKNEGELYYKAQSPDEGALVTAARNFGFVFRSRTPKTITVHEMGTAITYQLLAILDFNNIRKRMSVIVRNPEGKIRLYCKGADTILLDRLHHSTQELLNSTTDHLNEYAGEGLRTLVLAYKDLDDEYYEEWAERRLQASVARDSREDRLASIYEEVESDMMLLGATAIEDKLQQGVPETIALLTLANIKIWVLTGDKQETAVNIGYSCKMLTDDMTEVFIVTGHTVLEVREELRKAREKMVDSSRTVGNGFTYQEKLSSSKLTSVLEAVAGEYALVINGHSLAHALEADMELEFLETACACKAVICCRVTPLQKAQVVELVKKYKKAVTLAIGDGANDVSMIKTAHIGVGISGQEGIQAVLASDYSFSQFKFLQRLLLVHGRWSYLRMCKFLCYFFYKNFAFTMVHFWFGFFCGFSAQTVYDQYFITLYNIVYTSLPVLAMGVFDQDVPEQRSMEYPKLYEPGQLNLLFNKREFFICIAQGIYTSVLMFFIPYGVFAEATRDDGTQLADYQSFAVTVATSLVIVVSVQIGLDTGYWTAINHFFIWGSLAVYFAILFAMHSNGLFDMFPNQFRFVGNAQNTLAQPAVWLTIVLTTVVCIMPVVAFRFLRLNLKPDLSDTVRYTQLVRKKQKAQHRCMRRVGRTGSRRSGYAFSHQEGFGELIMSGKNMRLSSLALSSFTTRSSSSWIESLRRKKSDSASSPSGGADKPLKG, from the exons ATGACGGTCCCCAAGGAGATTCCAGAGAAGTGGGCCCGAGCTGGGGCGCCTCCGTCTTGGAGCCGAAAGAAGCCCTCTTGGGGGACAG aagaagaaaggagggcgCGGGCTAATGACCGAGAATACAATGAGAAATTCCAGTATGCG AGTAACTGCATCAAGACCTCCAAGTACAATATTCTCACCTTCCTGCCTGTCAACCTCTTTGAGCAGTTCCAGGAAGTTGCCAACACCTACTTCCTGTTCCTTCTCATTCTACAG tTGATCCCACAGATCTCTTCCTTGTCTTGGTTCACCACCATTGTGCCTTTGGTTCTTGTCCTCACCATCACAGCTGTTAAAGATGCCACTGATGACTAT TTCCGCCACAAGAGTGATAACCAGGTGAATAACCGTCAGTCTCAGGTGCTGATCAATGGAAT CCTCCAGCAAGAACAGTGGATGAATGTCTGTGTTGGTGATATTATCAAGCTAGAAAATAACCAGTTTGTAGCG GCggatctcctcctcctttccagcAGTGAGCCCCATGGGCTGTGTTACATAGAGACGGCAGAACTTGATGG AGAGACCAACATGAAAGTGCGTCAGGCTATTCCAGTCACCTCGGAATTGGGAGACATCAGCAAGCTTGCCAAGTTTGATG GTGAAGTGATCTGTGAACCTCCCAACAACAAGCTGGACAAATTCAGTGGAACCCTCTACTGGAAGGAAAACAAATTCCCCCTGAGCAACCAGAACATGCTGTTGCGGGGCTGTGTGCTTCGAAACACCGAGTGGTGCTTTGGGTTGGTCATCTTCGCAG GTCCTGACACTAAGCTAATGCAGAACAGTGGGAGGACAAAGTTCAAGAGAACAAGTATTGATCGCCTGATGAATACACTGGTGCTCTGG ATTTTTGGATTCCTGGTCTGCATGGGGGTTATCCTGGCCATTGGCAATGCCATCTGGGAGCACGAGGTGGGGATGCGCTTCCAGGTGTACCTGCCTTGGGATGAGGCGGTGGACAGTGCCTTCTTCTCTGGCTTCCTCTCCTTCTGGTCCTACATCATCATCCTCAACACCGTCGTGCCCATCTCACTGTATGTCAG TGTGGAGGTCATCCGTCTGGGCCACAGCTACTTCATCAACTGGGACAAAAAGATGTTCTGCATGAAGAAGCGGACACCTGCCGAGGCCCGCACCACCACACTCAATGAGGAGCTGGGTCAGGTGGAGTACATCTTCTCTGACAAGACTGGCACCCTCACCCAGAACATCATGGTCTTCAATAAGTGCTCCATCAATGGCCGCAGCTATG GTGACGTGTTTGATGTCCTGGGACACAAAGCTGAACTGGGAGCG AGGCCCGAGCCTGTTGACTTCTCTTTTAATCCTCTGGCTGACAAGAAGTTCTTGTTTTGGGATCCAAGCCTCTTGGAGGCTGTCAAGATGGGAGACCCCCACACACATGAGTTCTTCCGCCTCCTTTCCCTGTGTCACACTGTCATGTCAGAAGAAAAGAACGAAG GAGAGCTGTACTACAAAGCCCAGTCCCCAGATGAGGGGGCCTTGGTCACTGCAGCCAGGAACTTTGGATTCGTGTTCCGCTCTCGTACACCCAAAACAATTACTGTCCATGAGATGGGCACAGCCATCACCTACCAGCTGCTGGCCATCCTGGACTTCAACAATATCCGCAAGCGGATGTCAGTCATAG TACGGAATCCAGAGGGGAAGATACGACTGTACTGCAAAGGAGCAGACACCATCCTGCTTGACAGACTCCATCACTCTACGCAGGAGCTGCTCAACAGCACCACTGACCACCTGAAT GAATACGCAGGGGAAGGGCTGAGAACGCTGGTGCTGGCCTACAAGGATCTGGATGATGAGTACTACGAGGAGTGGGCTGAAAGACGACTGCAAGCCAGCGTGGCCCGTGACAGCCGGGAGGACAGGCTGGCCAGCATCTATGAGGAGGTTGAGAGTGACATGATG TTGCTGGGTGCAACAGCCATTGAGGACAAACTTCAGCAAGGGGTTCCAGAGACCATCGCCCTCCTGACGCTGGCCAACATCAAGATTTGGGTGCTAACTGGAGACAAACAAG AGACGGCCGTGAACATTGGCTACTCCTGCAAGATGCTGACGGACGACATGACAGAGGTGTTCATAGTCACGGGCCACACCGTTCTGGAGGTGCGAGAGGAACTCAg GAAAGCCCGGGAGAAGATGGTGGACTCCTCTCGCACTGTAGGCAACGGTTTCACATACCAGGagaaactttcttcttctaagctcACTTCTGTCCTGGAAGCTGTTGCCGGAGAGTATGCGCTGGTCATCAACGGTCATAGCCTG GCCCATGCATTGGAGGCAGACATGGAGCTGGAGTTTCTAGAGACAGCGTGTGCCTGCAAAGCTGTCATCTGCTGCCGGGTTACCCCCTTGCAGAAGGCACAAGTAGTGGAACTGGTTAAGAAATACAAGAAGGCTGTGACACTTGCCATTGGGGATGGGGCCAATGATGTCAGCATGATCAAAA CAGCTCACATCGGCGTGGGCATCAGCGGGCAGGAAGGGATCCAGGCTGTCCTGGCCTCGGATTACTCTTTCTCTCAGTTCAAGTTCCTGCAGCGTCTCCTGCTGGTACATGGTCGCTGGTCCTACCTGCGCATGTGCAAGTTTCTCTGCTATTTCTTCTATAAGAACTTCGCTTTCACCATGGTCCACTTCTGGTTTGGGTTCTTCTGCGGCTTCTCGGCCCAG ACTGTGTATGACCAGTATTTCATCACCCTCTATAACATCGTGTACACTTCCCTCCCAGTCCTGGCTATGGGGGTCTTTGATCAG GATGTCCCTGAGCAGCGAAGCATGGAGTACCCTAAGCTGTATGAGCCAGGCCAGCTGAACCTCCTCTTCAACAAGCGAGAGTTCTTCATCTGCATTGCCCAGGGCATTTACACCTCTGTGCTCATGTTCTTCATCCCCTATGGGGTGTTTGCTGAGGCCACGCGGGATGATGGCACCCAGCTTGCTGACTACCAGTCCTTTGCAGTCACTGTGGCCACATCACTGGTCATTGTGGTCAGTGTGCAG ATTGGCCTGGATACAGGCTATTGGACGGCCATCAACCACTTCTTCATCTGGGGCAGCCTCGCTGTTTACTTTGCCATCCTCTTTGCCATGCACAGCAATGGGCTCTTTGACATGTTTCCGAACCAATTCCGCTTTGTGG GGAATGCCCAGAACACCCTGGCCCAACCCGCAGTGTGGCTCACCATAGTACTCACTACAGTCGTCTGCATCATGCCTGTGGTTGCCTTTCGCTTCCTCAGGCTCAACCTGAAGCCCGACCTCTCCGACACG gtCCGCTACACCCAGCTGGTGAGGAAGAAGCAAAAAGCACAGCACCGCTGCATGCGGCGGGTGGGCCGGACAGGGTCCCGGCGTTCCGGCTATGCCTTCTCCCACCAGGAGGGCTTCGGGGAGCTTATCATGTCCGGCAAGAACATGCGGCTCAGCTCCCTGGCGCTGTCCAGCTTCACCACCCGCTCCAGTTCAAGCTGGATAGAAAGCCTACGGAGGAAGAAAAGTGACAGTGCCAGCAGCCCCAGTGGGGGGGCTGATAAGCCCCTGAAAGGGTAA
- the Atp8b2 gene encoding phospholipid-transporting ATPase ID isoform X2, with translation MALCAKKRPPEEERRARANDREYNEKFQYASNCIKTSKYNILTFLPVNLFEQFQEVANTYFLFLLILQLIPQISSLSWFTTIVPLVLVLTITAVKDATDDYFRHKSDNQVNNRQSQVLINGILQQEQWMNVCVGDIIKLENNQFVAADLLLLSSSEPHGLCYIETAELDGETNMKVRQAIPVTSELGDISKLAKFDGEVICEPPNNKLDKFSGTLYWKENKFPLSNQNMLLRGCVLRNTEWCFGLVIFAGPDTKLMQNSGRTKFKRTSIDRLMNTLVLWIFGFLVCMGVILAIGNAIWEHEVGMRFQVYLPWDEAVDSAFFSGFLSFWSYIIILNTVVPISLYVSVEVIRLGHSYFINWDKKMFCMKKRTPAEARTTTLNEELGQVEYIFSDKTGTLTQNIMVFNKCSINGRSYGDVFDVLGHKAELGARPEPVDFSFNPLADKKFLFWDPSLLEAVKMGDPHTHEFFRLLSLCHTVMSEEKNEGELYYKAQSPDEGALVTAARNFGFVFRSRTPKTITVHEMGTAITYQLLAILDFNNIRKRMSVIVRNPEGKIRLYCKGADTILLDRLHHSTQELLNSTTDHLNEYAGEGLRTLVLAYKDLDDEYYEEWAERRLQASVARDSREDRLASIYEEVESDMMLLGATAIEDKLQQGVPETIALLTLANIKIWVLTGDKQETAVNIGYSCKMLTDDMTEVFIVTGHTVLEVREELRKAREKMVDSSRTVGNGFTYQEKLSSSKLTSVLEAVAGEYALVINGHSLAHALEADMELEFLETACACKAVICCRVTPLQKAQVVELVKKYKKAVTLAIGDGANDVSMIKTAHIGVGISGQEGIQAVLASDYSFSQFKFLQRLLLVHGRWSYLRMCKFLCYFFYKNFAFTMVHFWFGFFCGFSAQTVYDQYFITLYNIVYTSLPVLAMGVFDQDVPEQRSMEYPKLYEPGQLNLLFNKREFFICIAQGIYTSVLMFFIPYGVFAEATRDDGTQLADYQSFAVTVATSLVIVVSVQIGLDTGYWTAINHFFIWGSLAVYFAILFAMHSNGLFDMFPNQFRFVGNAQNTLAQPAVWLTIVLTTVVCIMPVVAFRFLRLNLKPDLSDTVRYTQLVRKKQKAQHRCMRRVGRTGSRRSGYAFSHQEGFGELIMSGKNMRLSSLALSSFTTRSSSSWIESLRRKKSDSASSPSGGADKPLKG, from the exons aagaagaaaggagggcgCGGGCTAATGACCGAGAATACAATGAGAAATTCCAGTATGCG AGTAACTGCATCAAGACCTCCAAGTACAATATTCTCACCTTCCTGCCTGTCAACCTCTTTGAGCAGTTCCAGGAAGTTGCCAACACCTACTTCCTGTTCCTTCTCATTCTACAG tTGATCCCACAGATCTCTTCCTTGTCTTGGTTCACCACCATTGTGCCTTTGGTTCTTGTCCTCACCATCACAGCTGTTAAAGATGCCACTGATGACTAT TTCCGCCACAAGAGTGATAACCAGGTGAATAACCGTCAGTCTCAGGTGCTGATCAATGGAAT CCTCCAGCAAGAACAGTGGATGAATGTCTGTGTTGGTGATATTATCAAGCTAGAAAATAACCAGTTTGTAGCG GCggatctcctcctcctttccagcAGTGAGCCCCATGGGCTGTGTTACATAGAGACGGCAGAACTTGATGG AGAGACCAACATGAAAGTGCGTCAGGCTATTCCAGTCACCTCGGAATTGGGAGACATCAGCAAGCTTGCCAAGTTTGATG GTGAAGTGATCTGTGAACCTCCCAACAACAAGCTGGACAAATTCAGTGGAACCCTCTACTGGAAGGAAAACAAATTCCCCCTGAGCAACCAGAACATGCTGTTGCGGGGCTGTGTGCTTCGAAACACCGAGTGGTGCTTTGGGTTGGTCATCTTCGCAG GTCCTGACACTAAGCTAATGCAGAACAGTGGGAGGACAAAGTTCAAGAGAACAAGTATTGATCGCCTGATGAATACACTGGTGCTCTGG ATTTTTGGATTCCTGGTCTGCATGGGGGTTATCCTGGCCATTGGCAATGCCATCTGGGAGCACGAGGTGGGGATGCGCTTCCAGGTGTACCTGCCTTGGGATGAGGCGGTGGACAGTGCCTTCTTCTCTGGCTTCCTCTCCTTCTGGTCCTACATCATCATCCTCAACACCGTCGTGCCCATCTCACTGTATGTCAG TGTGGAGGTCATCCGTCTGGGCCACAGCTACTTCATCAACTGGGACAAAAAGATGTTCTGCATGAAGAAGCGGACACCTGCCGAGGCCCGCACCACCACACTCAATGAGGAGCTGGGTCAGGTGGAGTACATCTTCTCTGACAAGACTGGCACCCTCACCCAGAACATCATGGTCTTCAATAAGTGCTCCATCAATGGCCGCAGCTATG GTGACGTGTTTGATGTCCTGGGACACAAAGCTGAACTGGGAGCG AGGCCCGAGCCTGTTGACTTCTCTTTTAATCCTCTGGCTGACAAGAAGTTCTTGTTTTGGGATCCAAGCCTCTTGGAGGCTGTCAAGATGGGAGACCCCCACACACATGAGTTCTTCCGCCTCCTTTCCCTGTGTCACACTGTCATGTCAGAAGAAAAGAACGAAG GAGAGCTGTACTACAAAGCCCAGTCCCCAGATGAGGGGGCCTTGGTCACTGCAGCCAGGAACTTTGGATTCGTGTTCCGCTCTCGTACACCCAAAACAATTACTGTCCATGAGATGGGCACAGCCATCACCTACCAGCTGCTGGCCATCCTGGACTTCAACAATATCCGCAAGCGGATGTCAGTCATAG TACGGAATCCAGAGGGGAAGATACGACTGTACTGCAAAGGAGCAGACACCATCCTGCTTGACAGACTCCATCACTCTACGCAGGAGCTGCTCAACAGCACCACTGACCACCTGAAT GAATACGCAGGGGAAGGGCTGAGAACGCTGGTGCTGGCCTACAAGGATCTGGATGATGAGTACTACGAGGAGTGGGCTGAAAGACGACTGCAAGCCAGCGTGGCCCGTGACAGCCGGGAGGACAGGCTGGCCAGCATCTATGAGGAGGTTGAGAGTGACATGATG TTGCTGGGTGCAACAGCCATTGAGGACAAACTTCAGCAAGGGGTTCCAGAGACCATCGCCCTCCTGACGCTGGCCAACATCAAGATTTGGGTGCTAACTGGAGACAAACAAG AGACGGCCGTGAACATTGGCTACTCCTGCAAGATGCTGACGGACGACATGACAGAGGTGTTCATAGTCACGGGCCACACCGTTCTGGAGGTGCGAGAGGAACTCAg GAAAGCCCGGGAGAAGATGGTGGACTCCTCTCGCACTGTAGGCAACGGTTTCACATACCAGGagaaactttcttcttctaagctcACTTCTGTCCTGGAAGCTGTTGCCGGAGAGTATGCGCTGGTCATCAACGGTCATAGCCTG GCCCATGCATTGGAGGCAGACATGGAGCTGGAGTTTCTAGAGACAGCGTGTGCCTGCAAAGCTGTCATCTGCTGCCGGGTTACCCCCTTGCAGAAGGCACAAGTAGTGGAACTGGTTAAGAAATACAAGAAGGCTGTGACACTTGCCATTGGGGATGGGGCCAATGATGTCAGCATGATCAAAA CAGCTCACATCGGCGTGGGCATCAGCGGGCAGGAAGGGATCCAGGCTGTCCTGGCCTCGGATTACTCTTTCTCTCAGTTCAAGTTCCTGCAGCGTCTCCTGCTGGTACATGGTCGCTGGTCCTACCTGCGCATGTGCAAGTTTCTCTGCTATTTCTTCTATAAGAACTTCGCTTTCACCATGGTCCACTTCTGGTTTGGGTTCTTCTGCGGCTTCTCGGCCCAG ACTGTGTATGACCAGTATTTCATCACCCTCTATAACATCGTGTACACTTCCCTCCCAGTCCTGGCTATGGGGGTCTTTGATCAG GATGTCCCTGAGCAGCGAAGCATGGAGTACCCTAAGCTGTATGAGCCAGGCCAGCTGAACCTCCTCTTCAACAAGCGAGAGTTCTTCATCTGCATTGCCCAGGGCATTTACACCTCTGTGCTCATGTTCTTCATCCCCTATGGGGTGTTTGCTGAGGCCACGCGGGATGATGGCACCCAGCTTGCTGACTACCAGTCCTTTGCAGTCACTGTGGCCACATCACTGGTCATTGTGGTCAGTGTGCAG ATTGGCCTGGATACAGGCTATTGGACGGCCATCAACCACTTCTTCATCTGGGGCAGCCTCGCTGTTTACTTTGCCATCCTCTTTGCCATGCACAGCAATGGGCTCTTTGACATGTTTCCGAACCAATTCCGCTTTGTGG GGAATGCCCAGAACACCCTGGCCCAACCCGCAGTGTGGCTCACCATAGTACTCACTACAGTCGTCTGCATCATGCCTGTGGTTGCCTTTCGCTTCCTCAGGCTCAACCTGAAGCCCGACCTCTCCGACACG gtCCGCTACACCCAGCTGGTGAGGAAGAAGCAAAAAGCACAGCACCGCTGCATGCGGCGGGTGGGCCGGACAGGGTCCCGGCGTTCCGGCTATGCCTTCTCCCACCAGGAGGGCTTCGGGGAGCTTATCATGTCCGGCAAGAACATGCGGCTCAGCTCCCTGGCGCTGTCCAGCTTCACCACCCGCTCCAGTTCAAGCTGGATAGAAAGCCTACGGAGGAAGAAAAGTGACAGTGCCAGCAGCCCCAGTGGGGGGGCTGATAAGCCCCTGAAAGGGTAA